The Mangrovibacterium diazotrophicum DNA window AATAGGTGATTAGTCCATGACTTTAACTTTCGCACCATCAAAAATGCTGTAATTACCTTGTGTTACAATCTGGCTACCGGAAACTAAACCACTAGTTATCTCTACTTGATCATTTTCGATATTCCCGGTTGTTACGCTTATTAGATTCGCAACGCCATCTTTGATTGTGTAAACAGAGGCATCTTTCAGAGACCCGTTAATCGCTTTTCTTGGGATATAAATGCCTGGAGTACTATTTATCAGGGTCAACGTGGCGGTAACAAACATCCCGGCCTTTAAACGGTTCCTTTCGTCATTGATAATTGTAATGTCGGCATCGAAGGTATTTCCGAAGCCTGCCTTCTTACCGATATAGCTGATTTCCCCTTCAAATTCGATATTCGAATAAACAGAGGTGCTGATCTTAACTTTCTGCCCCAATTGAATATGCTGATAATCCTGCTCGGAAACGGATACTTTAAGTTTCAGTTTTTTGGCATCAATGATATTACAAATCTGCGCATTCCTTGAAATATACTGTCCTTTCTCGATAAAATCATTCTCAATGAATCCCCCTACAGGGGCTTTAATCTTGGTATCATCGTATTGCCTCTTTGCGGCAATATAGGAAGCTTCTGCTGATTCGAAATTAAGCTTAATCTCTTCCAGCTTCTGATCTGTCACGGCGTTTTGAGCATGAAGTTTCGTAAAGCGCTCCACTTCCCTGTTAAGTTGTTGGTAAGCTGCTTTGCTAGCCGAGAGCTGTGCTGCTAATAGTTCATCATCCACCTGCGCAATAATATCCCCTTTGACAACGAAATCGCCTTTCTCTTTGAAGACTTCTTTAATTACCCCTTGCGTCTCCGCAAGTACGTCCAGGTCCGTTACCGATTGAAGAAAACCATTAATTTGAATTTGTGTTTCCATCGTTCCCATTTGAACGATCATTGCCTTTACAGGATAAAAGCTACCTGTTTGAGTGGCTAACTCTGTGACTTTGGCGGTTTCTGCTTTATTGGATCTCAATTGAAAAAACACGAATACACCAATCAGTATGGTCGCAAGTAGGTAAAGGGTCTTTTTTATAATATTTTTCATTTTGCAATTATTTGTTTTGTTTTGATAAGTACAGGTTTTCTTTATTGTGCGAATATTGGTCCCGCGTTTTTAGTCGATGTTAGCGAATGATTTCAAGAGTCCTTTTGCTTTCAAAAGGTCAATTTCTGCCTTTTTCATATTGAGGAAATTCTGGACGAAGTTGATTTGTGCGTTGCGATAATCGCTTTCTGAAATTAAATAGTCTGTAAGCGTTCCGATTCCTTCTTTGTACTTGACCTCTTCCTGCTTTTTAACCCGTTCGGATAACGCAACATTCTTACTCTGAATGCGACAATTCTTGATACTGGTATGGTAGCTCATCAAAGCATTTTGGTACTGTAGATTGAGTCCTTGCTTTGCTTTGGCCAGTTTATCGTGCGTTATCTCCATATCAATTTTGGCACTACTAATTTTCGCCCGGTTACTAAATCCAGCAAAAATTGGTATCGTAGCACGGACCCCAATCAGGCTCACTTTAAACCACTTTTCATCAAAATTAAACAGGTTAAATTCATCTCTTTGAGCCTGATACATATAACTGCCATAAAATGCAATCGTCGGAGTTGCTTCTGCCTTGGCCAGTTTTATCTGAGCTTCGTTTAATTCTAAATTCTTATTTAGTAGCTCAACTTCGATTAAGTTGTTCACGTCAAGTGAGTCCTCACCATAACGATCAATAAATTTTGCATTACTAAATTGCTGTTCAAACCCAGTTGTATCTATTTCCAGCGCTATGTCTGGTTCCATTCCAATAATATATTTGATATTATTGGTTTGGACATCGATACCGGCCAGCACATTTTCCCGACTAGCTTCGAGATTCGCATAATTGACGTCAATTTTATCTAAGTCAGTCTGCAAAGCCAGTCCCCCGGAAACGAGGGCAGCAACATTTTCCCGATTCAATTTTAGAGACTCCATGTTCCCCTCTATTATATCCAGGTTTTTATAAATTGCCAGTAGGTTATAATATTCGGAATAGAGTAGCTGTACCAGTTCTTCTTCAGACTTATCTACTTCAAGCTCTCTTATTTGCAGTACTTTTTTTGTTGTCTTTACGGCGTCAATATACTTGAGTGAAAACAGAAGCTGCGAATACTGAATAGAAGCATCCAGATTATGAATCTTACCGAACTGGGATTCAATATCCGGGGCTCCAGCCACTCCAGTAAGGCTTCCTGGAAGAATAATGGTAGGAAGACTTAAGTAATTCTTGTAGTCCATTTCACCATCTACCTTGGGTAAACCGTTAGCTTTGGTTTCCTTGACGGTCAATTCACTTTGGACTTTCTTGAATTTTGCTTCCCTGAGCTCGTAGTTGTTTTCGGTAGCAAATTTCAGCAGTCTATTAATATCCATCTTCTGCAAATCCTGAGAGAACGCATGAAAACAAACGAGCAGTACCAGTGAGATAGTTAGGTTTAATTTTTTGAACGTCATCTTGCGATATTTTTACCGGCAAACCTAACAGTTGGAATCCTTGATAAAGACTACTTAAAAAACCCAAGCCAGATTGACGTACATCATTATTCAAAATGAATGTACACATTATTTAGGAACCTAATTATCAATACCATACACTAATCACTTTTATATAATTTTTCGCAACTGGTGTATTTCCTTAATTCAAGCCGCATCCCGAGTTCTTCCAATCCCAAAAGCAAATCCCACAAGCAAAAAAATAAACGAAAAGATATAAGCGGAATCTGATCGCTTTAGTTGGTAAAAAGGGAATCCGGATTTCCAATCTTGCAAGATTGGAAATCCGGATTCATATATCATTAACGAAGACCAAACTGGCTTCACACCAATTTGTCTGCTTAAAATGACTAAGTTTTAGATCACAATTAAGTTCTCATCACTGCACCACCATCAACACAGATTGTTTGTCCAGTGATCCACTCTGAAAGATCTGAAAGAAGAAACGATACCATTGACCCCATATCTTCCGGCTTGCCTACACGTGGCGCCGGCATCATTTGCAGGACCATTTCCACCAGATGACCAGAATTTTGGAGGCCAGCCTCGGTCAAAACTAAACCAGGAGAAACAGCATTACACCGAATACCTTGTTTTCCGAACCTGGCGGCTATATTTCGCGTCAATGCTCCAATACCCGCCTTTGTCACCGAATAGGTAAGCTTGTCCGGCATTCCTGCATATACAGCATCAGATATTGTGTTGACAATCGAACCACCACCTGCTTTCAAAATATGAGGAATAGCATATTTGGAAGTAAGCATATATCCCGTTAGATTGATATCGATGTTACGCTGCCACACATCCAGATCAATATCGACCGGATTCGTATCCTTAGCAACCTCTTGCGGATGAATATTCGCGGCAACATTAAACAATCCGTTGATTTTACCAAATTTCGCTATCGCCAGATCGATCAAATTTTTTACTTGTTCTTCATCGGCAATGTCAAGCGCCGCCGCTATACCATCTCCGCCTGCATCTTTTACGATCTGCACGCAACGCTCTGCGTTTTCCTTCACAATATCACCAACGACTATTTTGGCACCACCTGCACCCAAAAATTTAGCGGTCCCGTCAGCGATTCCGCCAGCACCTGCAAACACGATTACTTTGTCATTTAATCCTTCCATTGTTAAATTGTTTATTAGTTTCTGATTTATTTAGATTTATGAAAGCCCCAACAAAACACAAAGCACTTTCTAAAACAAATTAGCCCCGTTCCCTACTGCCAATAGTACAATTTAGGTCTAACCGCTATGACCTCAAAACAAGTCAGCAATTACGATCCTTGGCGGGCAAGGCTCTTCTTCATCATTTTACCGATAAAATTGGTGGCTATTTTGGGGGATAGACGATAAAGCTTATCCAATACCCAAGCATCTTTCCCAATGGTAGCTCTAAATTTATTCTTTTCCATTGCCTTTATGATAAGATCAGCTGCGATCACGGGTGATAAAGCCATACCTTCATTCTTGGAATTCCCGGCATCAACGGCAGGCCCAGCTAACCCTGAGTTTACTGTTATATTGGTTGCAATTGCTCCCGGATGTATAACAGTCACCCTGACTGCTGAATCCTTTAACTCTGCATATAGTCCTTCAGTAAGAATTTTTACTGCCGCCTTTGAAGCTCCGTAGATCGTTTGTGTTGGAAACGACATAAAACCTCCCATGCTCGACACATTCACGATGTGAGCCTCAGGCCTTGTCAACAGATGGGGTAAGAAAGCCTTCGTGAGATAAAGGGTGCCCCAGAAGTTGACATTGAAAACACGATCAATTTTATCGTAATCAAGCTCATTTACACCAACAAATGCTTGAATTATACCTGCATTATTGATCAAGCCATCAATTGTTTTAAACTGTTTCAAAATAACATCAACCGTCTCTATGACAGCAAGATTATTTGTAATATCAAGTACATAACAACTCAGATTCGTACCATTCTTGCCTGCAAGTGATGCCGTTTCATCCAAAGCCTCTTTATTAATGTCAATAGCCGCGACCCCAGCACCTTTATTTAGCAACGCTAACACCAACTGGCGTCCCATTCCTCCACCAGCGCCGGTAACAACAATGTTCTTATTCTGAACTTTCATGCTCTTCTGGTTTAATTAGTTCGTATTAAGTATATGAGTGTATCACCTTTCTGTCAATCTGAAATTCTATTTCTACACCAAATTAGTAAATGCAATCCACTATGTACGTCAATCTACCTTGGGACAAGCAAATTGACGTACAACTACCGCAACGACACTCGTAAACATTCCTTAGGACATTGACTATCTGCCTATTACAGCATGACTCTTCAATTGAGCAACTATATTTTGCAAAAAAAACACCAGTAGTTGGCGTTTCTTGACTAAACTGTTTTCGCCAAATCCAAGAGCCCCAAATTGCATGAGAGAGGAATTTTACATTTAAAAACCATTTCGGATTAATCAACCACCGTAATTTTTAGCTTCTTGTTCTTCACCGAGATATAATATTCGCCAGATTCCAGGATACGAGTTCCAGTCTCATCTACATAACTTAGATCACGCATGGGGTCTATTTCAAAACGAAAAACCGTTACCTCGCCCACCTTAATATTCTTCTTCTCGAAATATTTCAATTCCTTCACGGGTCTGGATATACTAGATACAGGATCAGTGACAAACCAATGTGCGGTTTCTGCGCCATCCCTATCACCCATATTAGCAATGGGGATTTCAACAACCAACTTTTCGGATTTTTGGATCGTATCTTTATTCGCTTTTAAATCTCCATACTTAAATGATGTATAAGTCAATCCGTGGGTAAATTCATAAAGTGGTTTATTGGTAATATCCTGGTATTTACCTGACCTTGGACGGCCTTGTTGCCGCATATTGTAATAGATTGGTATTTGTCCGGTTGAGAAAGGAAAAGTCATGGCGAGTTTACCGGATGGATTTATTCGACCAGAAATAATACCAGCAACAGGTGTGCCTCCAACAACTCCAGGTTGCCACATTTCAACAATAGCCTGACAATTAGGCTCAATAGCACCTAAAGCAAGTGGACGTCCATTTGATAATAACAGCACAATAGGCTTATCCAGCTTGCTTAATTCCAAAAGCAAATCTTCCTGAATTTCAGGAAGGGAAATAGTTGATCGAGAGGCATTTTCACCACTCCACGACTTCTTTTCTCCGAGACATAATATGACTACTTCTACTTTCCGGGCAACGTTTAATGCTTCCGAGAAACCAGTTTTATCGATGCCCTCAAAATCACATCCTTTGGCATAAGTTATCTTTGACTCCGGAAATTCTTGCTTCATTGCCTCATAAATGCTTATTACATCCTCAGCTTCACCATGTGCCGACCAGGAACCTAAAAGGCTTTCCTGCTCCTTAGCCATTGGGCCAATGATCGCCAAAGCAACGTTCTTGCTTATCGGAAGCGTCTTATGCTCATTTTTAAGCAAAACGGATGATTCCTCTGCCAATCTTTCTGCTATTGACAGATACTCCGCGAGCAAATAGCGCTCTTCCTCCGAAGCCTCAACCACATAGGGACGATCAAAAAGAGCCAATTGAAATTTGAGCCTCAGTACACGTCTCACAGCATCATCTAAACGTTCAATAGGAAGACTGCCGTCCTTGATCAATTCCGCTAAATTCCCCAGGTAAAGCCCATCGGCCATATCCATATCTACTCCTGCAGTAATGGATTTGAGAGCAGCCTCACTATCTGAACCGGCTACTCCTTGTGACTTCAGTTGCTTAATAGAATTCCAATCGGAAACCACAAAGCCGTTAAATCCCCATTTCTCTTTCAAAACCGCTGTCAACGTATAATGGTTGGCGCTGGCAGGAACACCACTAATATCGTGAAAACCACTCATAATCGTCGCTGCACCAGCATTTACGCCAGCCTCAAAAGGAGGTAAATACGTGTCCCAAAGTGTTTGCTTCGAAATTTCAGTATAGACATAATCCCGTCCCCCTTCCGAAGCACCATAACCTACGTAGTGCTTTAAGCAGGCCGCTATGGAATTCTCATCAGCAAGATCGTCTCCCTGGTATCCTTGCACTGAAGCAATCGAAAAAACCGCATTCGTATAAGGATCTTCCCCATATCCTTCTGCTACTCGTCCCCATCTGGGATCCCTGGCCACATCAACCATGGGTGAGAAAGTCCAGTCAATTCCGGAACTTCTGGATTCCTTGGCTGCTACTGTACAAGCCTGCT harbors:
- a CDS encoding SDR family NAD(P)-dependent oxidoreductase produces the protein MKVQNKNIVVTGAGGGMGRQLVLALLNKGAGVAAIDINKEALDETASLAGKNGTNLSCYVLDITNNLAVIETVDVILKQFKTIDGLINNAGIIQAFVGVNELDYDKIDRVFNVNFWGTLYLTKAFLPHLLTRPEAHIVNVSSMGGFMSFPTQTIYGASKAAVKILTEGLYAELKDSAVRVTVIHPGAIATNITVNSGLAGPAVDAGNSKNEGMALSPVIAADLIIKAMEKNKFRATIGKDAWVLDKLYRLSPKIATNFIGKMMKKSLARQGS
- a CDS encoding glycoside hydrolase family 3 N-terminal domain-containing protein, with amino-acid sequence MTSIQTNLKLSVKSVFYKGLFVLGIFTLLILFGCISSGNRDDKFPVYKDKNAPIESRVRDLMGKMTLDEKIYQLMQVAFGKNMTVNNLGGEMDQIPPEIGSLIYVNQDPIVRNALQKRAVEESRLGIPILFANDIIHGFKTIYPISLGQACSWNPEIVKQACTVAAKESRSSGIDWTFSPMVDVARDPRWGRVAEGYGEDPYTNAVFSIASVQGYQGDDLADENSIAACLKHYVGYGASEGGRDYVYTEISKQTLWDTYLPPFEAGVNAGAATIMSGFHDISGVPASANHYTLTAVLKEKWGFNGFVVSDWNSIKQLKSQGVAGSDSEAALKSITAGVDMDMADGLYLGNLAELIKDGSLPIERLDDAVRRVLRLKFQLALFDRPYVVEASEEERYLLAEYLSIAERLAEESSVLLKNEHKTLPISKNVALAIIGPMAKEQESLLGSWSAHGEAEDVISIYEAMKQEFPESKITYAKGCDFEGIDKTGFSEALNVARKVEVVILCLGEKKSWSGENASRSTISLPEIQEDLLLELSKLDKPIVLLLSNGRPLALGAIEPNCQAIVEMWQPGVVGGTPVAGIISGRINPSGKLAMTFPFSTGQIPIYYNMRQQGRPRSGKYQDITNKPLYEFTHGLTYTSFKYGDLKANKDTIQKSEKLVVEIPIANMGDRDGAETAHWFVTDPVSSISRPVKELKYFEKKNIKVGEVTVFRFEIDPMRDLSYVDETGTRILESGEYYISVKNKKLKITVVD
- a CDS encoding TolC family protein; translation: MTFKKLNLTISLVLLVCFHAFSQDLQKMDINRLLKFATENNYELREAKFKKVQSELTVKETKANGLPKVDGEMDYKNYLSLPTIILPGSLTGVAGAPDIESQFGKIHNLDASIQYSQLLFSLKYIDAVKTTKKVLQIRELEVDKSEEELVQLLYSEYYNLLAIYKNLDIIEGNMESLKLNRENVAALVSGGLALQTDLDKIDVNYANLEASRENVLAGIDVQTNNIKYIIGMEPDIALEIDTTGFEQQFSNAKFIDRYGEDSLDVNNLIEVELLNKNLELNEAQIKLAKAEATPTIAFYGSYMYQAQRDEFNLFNFDEKWFKVSLIGVRATIPIFAGFSNRAKISSAKIDMEITHDKLAKAKQGLNLQYQNALMSYHTSIKNCRIQSKNVALSERVKKQEEVKYKEGIGTLTDYLISESDYRNAQINFVQNFLNMKKAEIDLLKAKGLLKSFANID
- a CDS encoding efflux RND transporter periplasmic adaptor subunit, producing MKNIIKKTLYLLATILIGVFVFFQLRSNKAETAKVTELATQTGSFYPVKAMIVQMGTMETQIQINGFLQSVTDLDVLAETQGVIKEVFKEKGDFVVKGDIIAQVDDELLAAQLSASKAAYQQLNREVERFTKLHAQNAVTDQKLEEIKLNFESAEASYIAAKRQYDDTKIKAPVGGFIENDFIEKGQYISRNAQICNIIDAKKLKLKVSVSEQDYQHIQLGQKVKISTSVYSNIEFEGEISYIGKKAGFGNTFDADITIINDERNRLKAGMFVTATLTLINSTPGIYIPRKAINGSLKDASVYTIKDGVANLISVTTGNIENDQVEITSGLVSGSQIVTQGNYSIFDGAKVKVMD
- a CDS encoding SDR family NAD(P)-dependent oxidoreductase, whose protein sequence is MEGLNDKVIVFAGAGGIADGTAKFLGAGGAKIVVGDIVKENAERCVQIVKDAGGDGIAAALDIADEEQVKNLIDLAIAKFGKINGLFNVAANIHPQEVAKDTNPVDIDLDVWQRNIDINLTGYMLTSKYAIPHILKAGGGSIVNTISDAVYAGMPDKLTYSVTKAGIGALTRNIAARFGKQGIRCNAVSPGLVLTEAGLQNSGHLVEMVLQMMPAPRVGKPEDMGSMVSFLLSDLSEWITGQTICVDGGAVMRT